A region of Anopheles merus strain MAF chromosome 2R, AmerM5.1, whole genome shotgun sequence DNA encodes the following proteins:
- the LOC121589669 gene encoding proteasome activator complex subunit 4B-like isoform X1 codes for MAQSLSTESCSSLSTLAETDTTSSTVVDDESSDSIEQNRPKRNERHEKLGFKPQKELFCNKFLPYTEKLDDESQANLERIKNNLGKAVAMREMGPAVMLNIRNLVTYIKLYGMKFSKEDHVKFVQLLLEMLVIPKLDPDAINKISEAIFFLLRKREWLSTEDLQIEWRPLYDLFHLVVSRLSKKGELFNTTSKNRNESTKSPLALLLEAAAEEMGYDVSTVAQYLGIEMDANGQEKATMEANLQCAIQVCTPYFPPSAMQEILDELMPRIQPLDNGSGCEVVTILNIFLNYEQGYELWFDKLMSIWNAYHNPPWAGDLMTMFAVVGLKNIGHIDWEPHIPTMFARITRAINFPVNYRNTKGGRANGLQPDAIATWIVSALGPRSSAQQYLSTFMSTIESYLHPANTGKWVKMLGEILILLPRFFIDRLVVERYRKGHHIRPIPSEHKLTEECITAFVECMKPVALQAMYSRLNPQEVGKIFQCLADLRPALIIPTIIERVYTSLDSLTEPRKLTAALHGLIGVSRALVSGHKGYTEGRTHVIPLFLATLPGIDGNDLMKTVITFQFLTSVAFLIPIIDCSQAGQHHTNLTDDERLLCEQTADFESFALQYLDRLFLLIENSSTNNVRMEQSDLDTARSKAESLLEPMVQTCTHGIMGQSSDKIVAAAAKKLMEFVQTRLFEQNVAGQLVGCLVRLFARIHGREVLRVLLPHVLRLIEDYMGEHDEVEELEKHNDEMLYYLVLLSNLVRGDPRIIRNYVDDLLPTLDRLAKFKCKRVARYLAQIVGNLMNNMSTVQTMDIRNSPDCFQKPLSEIVPVKRWGEKMAPDGKIEWRVPDEGARAVCERIMHRYLPGLLAKLEQHSAGEVTLPREELHRSVMMVQALIRCYNFLPNWTDEEPMKLFETCVDLRELQLNVTLGFEGLEIRMPGGENVRKAIIRTIARLQDRLLEVSEDDTQTLKAIVTLYEKVLLRKHPNGSYEMQLKTFNSTKRFQTYQLTRCKRDVRAVVVTRVIIQQDCRDEMSLPLFSATHLEVMKKLLELSVSYYSTVRIEAQAKLHDMLYLFPYAYPLLTDRIVECLQLDANTNHERFKGILCLLFIKRRGRLISQNNWEYLARVWPALLRSKLSEKPSIVKLVDGLKKMIDGQSPTYLLEVDIGEKVVERALALRTRVDELDLAAGQAARARENKRNMELFQQLIADIVQTVETSKLHLRYHYLASVMLINLCHPYAEHPPSVTRLTVHHLIHDSVTERKLAIQLLLGIFRQQKRPQKKCVMNPLEIVARLAGQDGGSVPPNPGSNVAPGYRDDNMWLQYDVARVPKSQAEWDEPRYMYTVEGCFGWTQGFKMYAPSAEQPKLDRTVDELSEHERTIFEFFDQQENVDTLMRFWSLEEKKGRDEFSGSRMLMIKMLFKLFGDRLLDRFLCHMKRLIEDKATESNHRCAVEVMTGIMRGAKHWPYEKTRSMYERLVPLIRLGMQNVTVDTDMYWGMCFATAAQSMDPSKQHWLHEVLLEDPLQDANSFSDCNRLYCLQGAFNQHVWRMASVAHRLLDYLKPHLDHPFQSLRERLGNTLINIFEGDLRFEGYECRAISPQRSEMIAYVMPKLAILLQKDPEPPKPKLAAAGEMQMEVEGGTPDEDSEYVKAVRLFKTIAHWITYTIHRYSNGNEKEYFELLPIACRLERSEQDQELSEICTLLLAFISQALTLPNCMDVALAKIDEVSKMSFWSARRAVIDVLQVQVFYNMTIILSRPEWKAKVQEIVLRLLEDSVVEVREKAAEVLCGLVHCSFLTATEELLELFKRKCRTKIIRSKRIRVEAASCSSEVARNENAEANAVLARHTGVLGLCAFISAYPYEVPEFVPNVFEHLGAHLNDPQPIPATIRKTMGDFKRTHHDNWEVHQLKFTEDQLAVLSDLTIPPSYYA; via the exons ATGGCACAGTCCCTCTCGACGGAGTCGTGCTCGTCGCTGAGCACACTGGCGGAAACGGATACGACCAGCTCGACCGTGGTGGACGACGAGAGTAGCGACAGTATCGAGCAGAACCGGCCGAAACGCAATGAGCGCCACGAGAAGCTCGGGTTCAAGCCGCAGAAGGAGCTGTTCTGCAACAAATTTCTACCCTACACGGAGAAGCTGGACGATGAGTCACAGGCCAACCTGGAGCGTATCAAGAACAATCTCGGCAAGGCGGTGGCAATGCGCGAGATGGGCCCCGCAGTTATGCTGAACATCCGGAACTTGGTGAC ATATATTAAACTGTACGGCATGAAGTTTTCCAAAGAGGATCACGTGAAGTTCGTACAGCTGCTGCTCGAAATGCTCGTCATTCCCAAGCTCGATCCGGATGCTATTAACAAAATCAGCGAAGCAATCTTCTTTCTACTACG caagCGCGAATGGCTCAGTACGGAAGATTTGCAGATCGAGTGGCGACCGCTGTACGATCTGTTCCATCTGGTCGTGTCGCGGCTAAGCAAAAAGGGTGAACTGTTCAACACCACATC GAAGAACCGAAACGAAAGCACGAAATCACCGCTGGCACTGTTGCTCGAAGCCGCCGCCGAGGAGATGGGCTACGATGTGTCCACCGTGGCCCAGTATCTCGGTATCGAGATGGACGCTAATGGACAGGAGAAAGC GACCATGGAGGCCAACCTGCAATGTGCAATACAAGTGTGTACACC CTACTTTCCGCCGTCCGCAATGCAGGAAATATTGGACGAGCTGATGCCGCGGATACAGCCCCTGGACAATGGTAGCGGTTGCGAGGTGGTCACCATACTGAACATCTTTCTCAACTACGAGCAGGGGTACGAGCTGTGGTTCGACAAGCTGATGTCGATCTGGAACGCGTACCACAACCCACCGTGGGCGGGCGACCTGATGACGATGTTTGCGGTGGTTGGGCTGAAGAACATCGGCCACATCGACTGGGAGCCGCACATTCCGACCATGTTTGCGCGCATCACGCGCGCGATTAACTTCCCCGTGAACTACCGCAACACGAAGGGGGGCCGGGCGAATGGGCTGCAGCCGGACGCGATCGCGACGTGGATTGTGTCAGCGCTGGGGCCGCGCAGCAGCGCCCAGCAGTACCTGAGCACGTTCATGTCGACGATCGAGTCGTACCTGCATCCGGCCAACACGGGCAAGTGGGTGAAAATGTTGGGCGAAATCTTGATCCTGCTGCCGCGGTTCTTCATCGATCGGCTCGTGGTCGAGCGGTATCGCAAGGGGCACCATATCCGGCCGATACCGAGCGAGCACAAGCTGACCGAGGAGTGCATTACCGCGTTCGTGGAGTGCATGAAACCGGTCGCCCTGCAGGCGATGTATTCGCGACTGAACCCGCAGGAGGTGGGGAAAATATTCCAATGCTTGGCCGACCTGCGGCCGGCCCTGATCATTCCGACCATTATCGAGCGCGTGTACACGAGCCTCGATTCGTTGACGGAGCCGCGCAAGCTGACGGCCGCCCTGCACGGGCTGATCGGTGTGTCGCGTGCGCTCGTGTCGGGCCACAAGGGCTACACCGAGGGCCGCACGCACGTGATACCGCTGTTTCTGGCCACCCTGCCCGGGATCGATGGTAACGATCTGATGAAAACGGTCATCACGTTCCAGTTCCTGACGTCGGTGGCGTTCCTGATACCGATCATCGATTGCTCGCAGGCGGGCCAGCACCACACCAACCTGACCGACGACGAGCGGCTGCTGTGCGAGCAGACGGCCGACTTCGAGAGCTTCGCGCTGCAGTATCTGGACCGGCTGTTCCTGCTGATCGAGAACAGCTCCACCAACAACGTGCGCATGGAGCAGTCCGACCTGGACACGGCTCGCTCGAAGGCGGAATCGCTGCTCGAGCCGATGGTGCAGACCTGCACGCACGGCATCATGGGCCAGTCGTCGGATAAGATTGTGGCGGCCGCGGCCAAGAAGCTGATGGAGTTCGTCCAGACGCGCCTGTTCGAGCAGAACGTGGCCGGCCAGCTGGTCGGTTGTCTGGTGCGCCTGTTCGCCCGCATCCACGGCAGGGAGGTGTTGCGCGTGCTGCTGCCGCACGTGCTGCGCCTGATCGAGGACTACATGGGCGAGCACGACGAGGTAGAGGAGCTGGAGAAGCACAACGACGAGATGCTGTACTATCTGGTGCTGCTGTCCAACCTGGTGCGGGGCGATCCGCGCATCATACGCAACTACGTGGACGATCTGCTGCCGACGCTGGACCGGCTGGCCAAGTTTAAGTGCAAGCGCGTCGCGCGCTATCTGGCCCAGATCGTTGGCAATCTGATGAACAACATGTCCACGGTGCAGACGATGGACATTCGCAACAGCCCGGACTGCTTCCAGAAACCGCTGTCGGAGATTGTGCCGGTGAAGCGGTGGGGCGAAAAGATGGCCCCGGACGGTAAGATCGAGTGGCGCGTCCCGGACGAGGGCGCTCGGGCGGTCTGTGAGCGCATTATGCATCGCTACCTGCCCGGGCTGCTGGCCAAGCTCGAGCAGCACAGTGCCGGGGAGGTGACGTTGCCGCGGGAAGAGCTGCACCGGAGCGTTATGATGGTGCAGGCGCTCATTCGCTGCTACAACTTTCTGCCCAACTGGACGGACGAGGAACCGATGAAGCTGTTCGAGACGTGCGTCGATTTGCGCGAGCTGCAGCTGAACGTGACGCTCGGGTTCGAGGGGCTGGAAATCCGCATGCCGGGCGGGGAGAACGTGCGCAAGGCGATCATACGCACGATTGCGCGGCTGCAGGACCGCCTGCTGGAGGTGTCGGAGGACGACACGCAGACGCTGAAAGCGATCGTCACGCTGTACGAGAAGGTGCTGCTGCGCAAGCACCCGAACGGGTCGTACGAGATGCAGCTGAAAACGTTCAACTCGACCAAGCGCTTCCAGACGTACCAGCTGACGCGCTGCAAGCGGGACGtccgggcggtggtggtgacgcGCGTCATCATACAGCAGGACTGCCGGGACGAGATGAGCCTGCCGCTGTTCAGCGCCACCCATCTGGAGGTGATGAAGAAGCTGCTCGAGCTGTCCGTCTCCTACTACTCGACCGTGCGGATCGAGGCGCAGGCCAAGCTGCACGACATGCTGTACCTGTTCCCGTACGCCTACCCGTTGCTGACCGATCGCATCGTGGAGTGTTTGCAGCTGGACGCCAACACGAACCACGAGCGGTTCAAGGGCATCCTGTGCCTGCTGTTCATCAAGCGCCGCGGTCGGCTGATATCGCAGAACAACTGGGAGTATCTGGCCCGCGTATGGCCGGCGCTGCTGCGCTCCAAGTTGTCGGAGAAACCGTCGATCGTGAAGCTGGTGGACGGGCTGAAGAAGATGATCGACGGCCAGTCACCGACCTACCTGCTGGAGGTGGACATTGGCGAGAAGGTGGTGGAGCGTGCCCTCGCCCTGCGTACCCGTGTCGATGAGCTCGATCTGGCGGCCGGGCAGGCGGCCAGGGCGCGtgaaaacaaacgcaacaTGGAGCTGTTCCAGCAGCTGATTGCGGACATTGTGCAGACGGTCGAAACGAGCAAGCTGCACCTGCGCTACCACTATCTTGCCTCGGTCATGCTGATCAACTTGTGTCACCCGTACGCCGAACATCCGCCGTCGGTAACGCGGCTCACCGTGCACCACCTCATACACGACTCGGTGACCGAGCGCAAGCTGGCCattcagctgctgctgggcatATTCCGGCAGCAGAAGCGCCCGCAGAAGAAGTGCGTCATGAACCCGCTCGAAATAGTCGCCCGACTGGCCGGGCAGGATGGCGGCTCGGTTCCGCCCAACCCGGGCTCGAACGTAGCGCCCGGCTATCGGGACGACAACATGTGGCTCCAGTACGACGTGGCGCGGGTGCCGAAAAGTCAGGCCGAGTGGGACGAACCGCGCTACATGTACACGGTCGAGGGGTGCTTCGGCTGGACGCAGGGCTTCAAGATGTACGCGCCGAGCGCGGAGCAGCCGAAGCTGGACCGCACGGTGGACGAGCTGAGCGAGCACGAGCGTACCATTTTTGAGTTTTTCGACCAGCAGGAAAACGTCGACACGCTGATGCGCTTCTGGTCGCTGGAGGAGAAGAAGGGCCGGGACGAGTTCAGCGGGTCGCGCATGCTGATGATCAAGATGCTGTTTAAGCTGTTCGGCGACCGGCTGCTGGATCGGTTCCTGTGCCATATGAAGCGGCTGATCGAGGACAAGGCGACCGAAAGCAACCACCGGTGCGCGGTCGAGGTGATGACGGGCATAATGCGCGGCGCCAAGCACTGGCCGTACGAGAAGACGCGCAGCATGTACGAGCGGCTGGTGCCGCTGATCCGGCTCGGCATGCAGAACGTCACGGTCGACACGGACATGTACTGGGGCATGTGTTTCGCGACCGCGGCCCAATCGATGGACCCGTCCAAGCAGCACTGGCTGCACGAGGTGCTGCTGGAGGATCCGCTGCAGGATGCGAACAGCTTCAGCGACTGCAACCGGCTGTACTGTCTGCAGGGCGCGTTCAACCAGCACGTCTGGCGCATGGCGAGCGTTGCGCACCGGCTGCTGGACTACCTGAAGCCGCACCTGGACCACCCGTTCCAGAGCTTGCGAGAGCGGTTGGGCAACACGCTGATCAACATCTTTGAGGGCGATCTGCGCTTCGAGGGGTATGAGTGTAGGGCGATCTCCCCGCAGCGCAGCGAGATGATTGCGTACGTGATGCCAAAGCTTGCCATCCTGCTGCAGAAGGATCCGGAACCGCCGAAACCGAAGCTAGCGGCGGCGGGTGAGATGCAAATGGAGGTGGAAGGAGGTACGCCCGACGAGGACAGCGAGTATGTGAAAGCGGTACGACTGTTTAAGACGA TTGCCCACTGGATCACGTACACCATCCATCGGTACTCGAACGGCAACGAGAAGGAGTACTTCGAGCTGCTGCCGATCGCGTGCCGGCTGGAGCGTTCCGAGCAGGACCAGGAGCTGAGCGAAATCTGCACACTGCTGCTGGCCTTCATCTCCCAGGCGCTGACACTGCCCAACTGCATGGACGTGGCGCTGGCCAAGATCGACGAGGTGTCGAAGATGTCGTTCTGGTCGGCCCGGCGTGCCGTGATCGATGTGCTGCAGGTGCAGGTCTTCTACAACATGACCATCATCCTGAGCCGGCCCGAATGGAAGGCGAAGGTGCAGGAGATTGTGCTGCGGCTGCTGGAGGACAGTGTGGTGGAGGTGCGCGAGAAGGCGGCCGAGGTGCTGTGCGGGCTGGTGCACTGTTCCTTCCTCACTGCGACCGAGGAGCTGCTCGAGCTGTTCAAGCGCAAATGTCGCACGAAAATTATCCGCTCCAAGCGCATCCGGGTCGAGGCGGCGAGCTGTTCGAGCGAGGTGGCCCGAAATGAAAA TGCGGAAGCGAATGCCGTCCTGGCTCGGCATACCGGTGTCCTCGGACTGTGTGCCTTCATATCCGCCTACCCGTACGAAGTGCCTGAGTTTGTGCCGAACGTGTTCGAGCATCTCGGTGCCCATCTGAACGATCCGCAACCAATACCG GCTACCATTCGGAAAACGATGGGCGATTTCAAGCGCACCCATCACGACAACTGGGAAGTGCATCAGCTCAAGTTCACCGAGGATCAGCTGGCGGTGCTGAGCGATCTTACGATTCCTCCGTCGTATTACGCCTAA